In a single window of the Podarcis raffonei isolate rPodRaf1 chromosome 14, rPodRaf1.pri, whole genome shotgun sequence genome:
- the LOC128401940 gene encoding translation initiation factor IF-2-like gives MPPPAQKGPWLWGSAWVRTHSSSRRGWSPQPLPQAAAARGSPNPNPGSGADEGPGVPIPSAGLPGRPLRSAREAGLEASQCGGGSPEGSPSASLGGDGGWQRERERRRLRAAAGALRGRRTGFRFPPSLPPSLRLGSRKRKWPGRSPWNRSRTGKPPPGEEMFRSQAGPPTDSWAKREEERGRKRRRRGKEGGRRGKGSHVDGSGPSIPSSSSHVSGRASQSSTVSIFLPGESQFWFWFWGGKQTRCLKDPLWSRAAFAPMDGSSRGSRIAECSFEKDVVEKGKQNDQAGGATSP, from the coding sequence ATGCCCCCTCCGGCTCAAAAGGGACCCTGGCTGTGGGGCTCCGCCTGGGTCCGCACGCACAGCAGTTCCAGGCGAGGCTGGAGCCCGCAACCCCTGCCTCAGGCGGCGGCCGCCCGCGGAAGCCCAAACCCAAACCCGGGGAGCGGGGCAGACGAAGGCCCCGGGGTGCCAATTCCCTCAGCCGGGCTCCCCGGAAGGCCTCTGCGAAGTGCCCGGGAAGCTGGACTGGAGGCCTCTCAGTGCGGCGGCGGCTCCCCGGAAGGCTCGCCAAGCGCCAGTCTTGGCGGCGACGGAGGATGGCAGCGGGAGAGGGAGCGCAGGCGGCTACGGGCCGCCGCAGGTGCCCTTCGCGGCCGCCGGACCGGCTTtcgcttccctccttccctccctccttccctgcgcCTCGGCTCCCGGAAGCGGAAATGGCCAGGCCGGTCCCCGTGGAATCGGAGCCGGACTGGGAAACCTCCGCCCGGGGAAGAAATGTTCCGTAGCCAAGCAGGGCCGCCGACGGATAGCTGGGCtaagagggaggaagaaagagggaggaagagacggaggagggggaaggaaggagggaggagggggaaaggaagccaCGTGGATGGCTCTGGCCCTTCTATCCCCTCTTCTTCGAGCCACGTTTCCGGAAGGGCCAGCCAGAGCTCGACTGTTTCCATATTTCTGCCAGGAGAATCccagttttggttttggttttggggAGGAAAACAAACAAGGTGCCTAAAGGACCCCCTTTGGAGCCGCGCTGCGTTTGCGCCAATGGACGGTTCTAGTCGAGGAAGCCGAATTGCTGAGTGTTCATTTGAAAAGGATGTGGTGGAAAAGGGCAAACAAAATGACCAAGCGGGTGGGGCGACTTCTCCATGA
- the FEM1B gene encoding protein fem-1 homolog B: MESLAGYVYKAASEGRVLTLAALLLNRSESDIRYLLGYVTHQGGQRSTPLIIAARNGHAKVVRLLLEHYRVQTQQTGTVRFDGYVIDGATALWCAAGAGHFEVVKLLVSHGANVNHTTVTNSTPLRAACFDGRLDIVKYLVENNANISIANKYDNTCLMIAAYKGHVDVVRYLLEQHADPNAKAHCGATALHFAAEAGHLEIVRELVKWKSAMMVNGHGMTPLKVAAESCKADVVELLLAHADCNRKSRIEALELLGASFANDRENYDIMKTYHYLYLAMLERYRDSENIIEKEVLPQIEAYGSRTECRTPQELESIRQDRDALHMEGLIVRERILGSDNIDVSHPIIYRGAVYADNMQFEQCIKLWLHALRLRQKGNRNTHKDLLRFAQVFSQMIHLNEPVKAKDIESVLRCSVLEIEQGMARVKSSQDAELHTAMDNYECNIFTFLYLVCISTKTQCRDEEQSRINKQIYNLIHLDPRTRDGSGLLHHAVNSGTPVDDFHTNDVCSFPNALVTKLLLDCGADVNAVDNEGNTPLHVIVQYNRPISDFLTLHSIIISLVEAGAHTDMTNKQKKTPLDKSTTGVSEILLKTQMKLSLKCLAARAVRVYHISYHNQIPKTLEEFVEFH; this comes from the exons ATGGAGAGCCTGGCAGGCTACGTCTACAAGGCGGCCAGCGAGGGGCGGGTGCTGACCTTGGCAGCCCTGCTCCTGAACCGCTCGGAGAGCGACATCCGCTACTTGCTGGGCTATGTCACCCACCAAGGTGGGCAGCGGTCGACACCTCTCATCATCGCTGCCCGCAATGGACACGCCAAAGTTGTGCGCCTGCTCCTGGAGCACTACCGTGTGCAGACCCAGCAGACTGGCACGGTCCGTTTTGATGG ttaTGTCATCGATGGCGCCACGGCCCTGTGGTGTGCAGCTGGGGCTGGCCACTTTGAAGTCGTCAAGCTCTTGGTAAGCCACGGAGCCAACGTCAACCACACAACCGTGACCAACTCTACTCCGCTTCGCGCTGCATGCTTTGACGGCCGGCTTGACATTGTGAAGTACCTCGTGGAGAACAATGCCAACATCAGCATCGCCAACAAGTATGACAACACTTGCCTTATGATCGCTGCTTACAAGGGCCATGTGGACGTGGTGCGCTACCTTTTAGAGCAGCATGCGGACCCCAATGCCAAAGCACACTGTGGCGCGACAGCATTGCACTTTGCGGCGGAGGCTGGTCACCTGGAGATCGTCCGCGAGTTGGTGAAGTGGAAATCTGCCATGATGGTGAACGGCCATGGAATGACACCTCTGAAAGTGGCTGCCGAGAGCTGCAAGGCCGATGTTGTCGAGCTGCTGCTGGCGCACGCCGACTGCAACCGCAAGAGCCGGATAGAAGCTCTGGAGCTCCTGGGTGCCTCGTTTGCCAACGACCGAGAAAACTACGATATAATGAAGACCTACCACTATTTGTATTTAGCCATGCTGGAGCGGTACAGGGATAGCGAGAACATTATAGAGAAGGAGGTCCTGCCTCAGATAGAAGCCTACGGCAGCCGGACAGAGTGCCGGACTCCTCAAGAGCTGGAATCCATTCGGCAGGACCGGGACGCTCTCCACATGGAGGGCCTCATCGTCCGAGAACGAATTCTGGGCTCCGACAACATCGATGTCTCGCACCCCATCATTTACCGCGGTGCTGTTTATGCAGATAACATGCAGTTTGAGCAGTGCATCAAGCTCTGGCTTCACGCCTTGCGTTTGCGGCAGAAAGGCAATAGGAATACCCACAAGGACCTCCTCCGGTTTGCTCAAGTCTTCTCTCAGATGATACACTTGAACGAGCCGGTGAAAGCCAAGGACATTGAGAGCGTCTTGAGGTGCAGCGTCTTGGAGATAGAGCAAGGGATGGCCCGGGTCAAAAGCTCTCAGGATGCTGAGCTCCACACAGCCATGGACAACTACGAATGCAACATCTTCACCTTCCTGTATTTGGTGTGCATCTCCACCAAGACGCAGTGCAGGGATGAGGAGCAGTCGCGGATCAACAAGCAGATTTACAACTTGATCCACCTGGATCCCAGGACGCGAGACGGCTCTGGCTTGCTGCACCACGCCGTCAACTCTGGCACGCCGGTGGACGACTTCCACACCAATGACGTCTGCAGCTTCCCCAATGCACTGGTCACCAAGCTCCTCTTGGACTGTGGCGCTGACGTCAACGCTGTGGACAACGAAGGGAACACGCCGCTGCACGTCATAGTCCAGTATAACAGGCCCATTAGTGACTTCTTGACCTTGCACTCCATCATCATCAGCTTGGTGGAGGCCGGCGCTCATACGGACATGACAAACAAGCAGAAGAAGACCCCTCTCGACAAAAGTACCACCGGCGTGTCGGAAATCCTCCTGAAGACTCAGATGAAGCTGAGTCTGAAGTGCCTGGCTGCCCGAGCTGTGCGGGTTTATCACATCAGCTACCACAACCAGATCCCCAAGACACTAGAAGAATTTGTTGAATTCCACTAG